A section of the Prochlorococcus sp. MIT 1341 genome encodes:
- the atpB gene encoding F0F1 ATP synthase subunit A produces the protein MGTLPFIFPFAELEVGQHLYWQIGNLRLHGQVFMTSWIVIGALLTLVVVGTRKMDRDPRGVQNLLEFLWDYIRDLARTQIGEKAYRDWMPFIGTLFLFIFVSNWGGALVPWRLIKLPSGELGAPTADINTTVALALLVSLSYFYAGLSRKGLRYFEYYVHPTPIMLPFKIVEDFTKPLSLSFRLFGNILADELVVAVLVFLVPLILPIPVMFLGLFTSAIQALIFATLAAYYIGEAVEEHH, from the coding sequence ATGGGTACCTTGCCATTTATTTTTCCCTTTGCCGAACTAGAGGTTGGCCAACATCTTTATTGGCAAATAGGGAACCTTAGGCTTCACGGCCAGGTTTTTATGACTTCCTGGATAGTGATAGGTGCCTTGTTAACTCTTGTGGTTGTTGGCACTAGAAAGATGGATAGGGATCCAAGAGGGGTGCAAAACCTCCTTGAATTCCTTTGGGATTACATTCGTGATCTTGCGAGAACCCAAATTGGGGAAAAGGCATATCGCGATTGGATGCCCTTCATAGGAACATTGTTTCTTTTCATCTTTGTAAGTAATTGGGGAGGAGCTCTCGTCCCTTGGAGATTGATAAAGCTTCCTAGTGGTGAACTAGGTGCGCCTACAGCTGATATCAACACAACTGTTGCGCTTGCTTTGCTCGTCTCACTCTCTTACTTCTATGCAGGTTTGAGTCGAAAGGGTTTGCGGTACTTCGAGTACTACGTTCACCCGACTCCAATCATGCTCCCTTTCAAGATTGTTGAGGATTTCACAAAGCCTCTTTCACTTTCGTTTCGTCTTTTTGGAAACATCCTTGCAGATGAATTGGTTGTGGCTGTTTTGGTTTTTCTAGTTCCTCTCATTCTTCCAATTCCAGTGATGTTTCTGGGCTTGTTCACTAGTGCAATTCAGGCTTTGATTTTCGCCACTCTTGCCGCTTATTACATCGGTGAGGCGGTCGAAGAGCATCATTGA
- the atpH gene encoding ATP synthase F1 subunit delta, whose amino-acid sequence MPLLNTITTPYAEAFLQVAESRKEVDKVVTQAKSLLELWNETPELSDAMASPVLEVQSKKDALEKLFAKQLTPSFLNFLKLLADRQRIGLLDSVLERLLEIYRDQRNIALATVTSASELTESQQAELLKKIQLVAGTKKLEINLKVDPNLIGGFVVSVGSKVIDASVSGQVRRLGLALAKVS is encoded by the coding sequence ATGCCACTTCTAAATACCATTACAACCCCTTATGCAGAGGCTTTTCTGCAGGTGGCAGAGAGCCGTAAAGAGGTTGATAAGGTCGTGACTCAGGCAAAGTCCTTGCTTGAACTATGGAATGAGACCCCGGAGCTAAGTGATGCGATGGCCTCTCCAGTTTTGGAAGTTCAATCTAAGAAGGATGCACTTGAAAAGCTTTTTGCGAAGCAGTTGACCCCATCCTTTCTTAATTTTCTAAAGCTTTTGGCTGATCGCCAACGCATTGGTTTGCTTGATTCAGTTCTTGAGCGACTACTCGAGATCTATCGTGATCAGCGCAATATTGCGCTTGCAACAGTCACGTCAGCCTCTGAGCTTACAGAAAGTCAACAAGCAGAACTTTTAAAGAAGATTCAGCTAGTAGCAGGTACTAAAAAGCTTGAGATCAATCTCAAGGTTGATCCGAATTTGATTGGTGGCTTCGTCGTTAGCGTAGGCTCCAAGGTCATTGATGCAAGCGTCTCTGGTCAAGTTCGCCGCCTTGGATTGGCGCTGGCCAAAGTGAGCTAG
- a CDS encoding F0F1 ATP synthase subunit B produces MNFSLIFASGGFGLNLNLFETNIINLSVVIFGLYKFLPNFLGGILKRRREAILVDLTDAEERLANSSRALQEAQKELAAAEQKAQQIRSDCKLRAEAIRLESEKRTVEEMARIKQGAVSDLNAEAVRVSSQLRREAARLAIEKALETLPRKLDEKAKADFVTQSINNMGAS; encoded by the coding sequence ATGAACTTTTCTTTGATTTTTGCTTCTGGGGGATTTGGTCTCAATCTCAATTTGTTTGAGACCAATATCATCAATCTTTCGGTTGTTATTTTTGGACTTTATAAGTTCTTGCCTAATTTTCTAGGGGGGATTTTAAAACGCCGAAGAGAAGCAATCTTGGTTGACCTTACAGATGCTGAAGAACGTCTTGCTAATTCATCAAGAGCACTTCAAGAGGCTCAGAAAGAGCTTGCTGCTGCTGAGCAGAAAGCTCAACAGATACGTTCAGATTGCAAGCTTAGAGCTGAAGCTATTCGCTTAGAAAGTGAAAAGCGCACTGTTGAAGAAATGGCTCGAATTAAGCAAGGGGCCGTATCTGATCTGAATGCAGAAGCTGTTCGAGTTAGCTCTCAGTTGCGTCGAGAGGCTGCTCGTTTGGCCATTGAGAAGGCTTTGGAGACATTGCCTAGAAAGCTCGATGAGAAAGCTAAGGCAGATTTTGTAACCCAGTCAATTAATAACATGGGAGCTTCCTGA
- a CDS encoding ATP synthase, with the protein MLASSRTIPEPDPLKGDQTSLETVGVEGVAGENLESNLPSDVDNSSLEEFQNFQSGSIFSTLVLAALAAAITAVFSDFHIASSLLVGGFSGALYLWLLSRSVQKLGKDSQNLAKTQLLVPVVLFLASTKLPFLELFPAIVGFFLYKPAVLLKVFLSD; encoded by the coding sequence TTGCTGGCATCTTCTCGGACTATTCCTGAACCCGATCCCTTGAAAGGAGATCAGACTTCACTGGAAACAGTTGGGGTAGAAGGCGTTGCCGGCGAGAACCTAGAGTCAAATTTGCCCTCGGATGTAGACAATTCTTCGCTAGAGGAATTTCAAAACTTTCAGAGTGGTTCAATTTTTTCAACTTTGGTTCTTGCTGCCTTGGCGGCCGCAATTACTGCGGTTTTCTCTGATTTTCATATCGCCAGCAGCTTGCTTGTTGGTGGTTTCTCAGGAGCTTTATACCTGTGGCTTTTGTCTCGCAGTGTTCAAAAGCTTGGGAAAGATTCACAGAACTTGGCCAAAACGCAACTTCTTGTTCCAGTAGTTCTTTTTCTGGCATCTACAAAGTTGCCATTTTTGGAACTTTTTCCAGCAATCGTTGGCTTTTTCCTTTATAAGCCAGCAGTCCTTCTTAAGGTTTTCTTGAGTGATTAA
- a CDS encoding F0F1 ATP synthase subunit B' encodes MISLFLLGATEGGLFDFDATLPLMAVQVVLLTFILNSLFFRPVGRVVEEREGYVTTTRAEAKEKLLKVEKLEAELLEQLKGARQAAQKLINDAEQDSDRLYREALALATAEANASREEARREIDSQRESALNQLKVDSEKLGDLIVERLLGAK; translated from the coding sequence ATGATCAGTTTGTTTTTGTTAGGTGCAACTGAGGGAGGTCTATTCGACTTCGACGCCACTTTGCCTTTAATGGCAGTTCAGGTTGTACTTCTAACTTTCATACTTAATTCTCTTTTCTTCAGGCCTGTTGGTCGTGTTGTAGAAGAGCGTGAAGGTTATGTCACAACAACAAGAGCAGAGGCCAAGGAGAAATTGCTTAAAGTAGAGAAGCTTGAGGCAGAACTTCTTGAACAGCTCAAAGGAGCTCGTCAAGCTGCTCAAAAGCTCATCAATGATGCTGAACAAGACTCAGACAGACTCTATCGAGAAGCATTGGCATTGGCCACAGCTGAGGCAAATGCTTCTCGAGAGGAGGCTCGCCGTGAGATTGACTCACAAAGAGAGTCTGCTTTAAATCAGCTCAAAGTGGACTCAGAGAAGCTTGGAGATCTAATAGTTGAACGACTTTTGGGAGCCAAATGA
- a CDS encoding class I SAM-dependent methyltransferase — translation MSQTSCAVSDFYDRFPYPGDVLIDGPPPGYNWRWCFEAAYASCSGTLFGSKHEQFTPKILDAGCGTGVSTDYLAHLNPGSEIFAIDISKNALKIASKRLSRSKAFDIAKVSFEKTSLYDLPHINYFDFVNSVGVLHHLTDPSSGLKKLASCMKPGGILHIFLYAEVGRREIRSVQRSLTSLGLVPNDQGVRLGRKMLSELPCCSQLRRNYEEKWSDECRADVNFADMYLHPQEVNYNLDTLFQLIENTDLIFVGFSNPETWNIARLLKGELLAIAKEMSLMKQWKLIEDLDLSISHFEFFLAKKPFPILDWVDDSSLLSASGKISPCLWGWPTKDLLDRDMAPLKLSSESFEFLNVLHSSRPGTPLSELPLGWSSSQIASTARDLLLRHVILISPG, via the coding sequence TTGAGTCAGACTTCGTGCGCTGTTAGCGATTTCTATGATCGTTTCCCATACCCTGGTGATGTGCTGATAGATGGCCCTCCCCCTGGATACAATTGGCGTTGGTGTTTTGAGGCAGCCTATGCTTCATGTTCCGGCACTTTGTTTGGTTCAAAGCATGAACAATTTACGCCAAAGATTCTTGATGCAGGTTGTGGGACTGGAGTTAGCACAGATTATCTAGCTCATTTGAATCCTGGGTCGGAAATATTTGCCATAGACATCTCTAAGAATGCTTTGAAAATTGCATCAAAACGTTTATCTCGCTCTAAAGCATTTGATATTGCGAAAGTCTCTTTTGAGAAGACTAGTTTATATGATTTACCTCATATAAACTATTTTGATTTCGTTAACTCCGTAGGGGTTTTGCATCATTTGACTGATCCATCCTCTGGTTTAAAAAAACTAGCTTCATGTATGAAACCCGGAGGTATTTTGCATATTTTTTTGTATGCAGAAGTTGGGCGCAGGGAAATAAGAAGTGTTCAGAGATCATTAACTTCTCTTGGATTAGTCCCAAATGATCAGGGAGTTAGATTAGGGCGCAAAATGCTATCAGAGTTGCCTTGCTGCAGCCAATTACGTAGGAATTATGAGGAGAAATGGTCTGATGAATGTAGAGCAGATGTGAATTTTGCAGATATGTATTTACACCCTCAAGAGGTTAATTATAATCTTGATACTTTGTTTCAGTTGATTGAGAATACTGACCTGATTTTTGTGGGATTTTCTAACCCTGAGACTTGGAATATTGCTAGGTTGTTGAAGGGAGAACTTCTTGCAATTGCTAAGGAGATGTCATTAATGAAGCAGTGGAAGCTTATTGAAGACTTGGATTTAAGCATAAGTCATTTTGAATTCTTTCTCGCTAAGAAACCTTTTCCTATTTTGGACTGGGTAGATGATTCCAGTTTACTTTCTGCTTCTGGAAAGATAAGTCCTTGTTTATGGGGATGGCCGACTAAAGATTTGCTTGATAGAGATATGGCGCCCTTGAAGTTGAGTTCTGAGTCTTTCGAGTTTTTGAATGTATTGCATTCATCACGTCCTGGAACGCCATTAAGCGAGTTGCCTCTTGGATGGTCATCAAGTCAGATCGCTTCTACAGCAAGGGATTTGTTGTTACGGCATGTAATTTTGATCTCTCCAGGCTGA
- the atpE gene encoding ATP synthase F0 subunit C has translation MDSITTAASVVAAGLAVGLGAIGPGIGQGSAAQGAVEGIARQPEAEGKIRGTLLLSFAFMESLTIYGLVVALVLLFANPFAG, from the coding sequence ATGGATTCCATTACCACCGCCGCTTCTGTTGTTGCTGCTGGACTTGCTGTAGGTCTAGGTGCCATTGGCCCTGGCATCGGACAAGGCAGTGCTGCACAGGGCGCTGTTGAGGGTATTGCTCGTCAGCCTGAAGCTGAGGGCAAAATCCGCGGCACACTATTGCTTTCCTTCGCCTTCATGGAATCGCTAACCATTTATGGCCTAGTTGTTGCCCTTGTGCTTCTTTTTGCCAATCCCTTTGCAGGTTGA